The DNA sequence acttttctacaatgcaatATGTGGAAATGATCACAATTGCCACCACAGACCTTTGAGTGGAGTTCAGTGGTTCTTGTTGTTTATATGCCTTGCCATTTTAATTGCCCAATTTTGCCCCAATTTGCACTCCTTATCTTGGGTTTCCTTTGTTGGCTCAGTCATGGGCGTGGCCTATTTAACTCTAATATGGGCACTCTCCATCAGTAAAGGTAGACCCAATGGAGTCTCCTACAACCCATCTGataatgcaacaacaacaatggctcGATTTCGTGCTATCCTAAATGGTGTTGCTATAATTGCCATTGCTTTCAGAGGTCACAATGTTGTTTTGGAAATACAGGTAACTTTTATTCTCTCCCTTCTAATTTATGTGATACTCTTTTAGccattaatgcttgcattatactaggttgtttacatcacaccccttgggttGCGCCCTTCCAGACCCTGCGTGAGTGCAGAATACTTTGTGCACCGGAGtgtcctttttttcttcttaaatttATGTTCTGTTAAACACGGAGCGGATTTAGATGGCAGAAGGGTGTTCGGTTGAACTCCCTTCGCCGAAAAAGTATACTGTGTATataacaaaaattattttttatttttatatattatattttaaatcccTTTGattcaattcaaaatcaattctAGGGTTGAAAAACCTTTGAAAGGTTACTGGTTCAATTTCGACGGGAAATTAAGTTATACTATTGCTTTATGATTGTATTGTTGAAGAAGTGCATGTTTCTaaaactttttctttttcctgttTCTCTATTGAAATTTATGCAGGGGACATTACCTACCAATCCTAAACATCCTACACGGACTAGTATGTGGAGAGGAGTAGTGTCATCATACTCTTTTATCGCAATGTGTATATTTCCCCTGGCAATTGGAGGATATTGGTCTTATGGAAATCTGGTAATTTTCTACTCATGCTTTATACTCCTTAGTATTCTTTAAATCCATTTTACATGATACTCTTACTATTTACCGGAGTCTAATTAATCATTTTTAGTGGTATTTTTTCAAACATTTTTGAACTATAAATTTTTTTGTGACTTATGAATACACTTTGTGTAGTTTCTATGTATGTCATATATTTCAATGACTTAACTAGTCAGGTAAGCTAAAGTAGAgcggattcagaatttaaattctATAGATTCAATTTTTAAAGTTCTTAGTGTTGAactaatatatttttaaagttatgatttcATATTTACTATATATCTGatgcaattttaatgaatttttacacataaattgaTATTATGCATTGAAAGTATTGAGATCAAATGAATATTGTACCGGTACACTGAATCCGTCTCATAGATAAATCGAGTGACATGTTCATAAGTGAACATTCATATAACTTTTAACTTAGTTAGAATTGAGGCGTATTTTTAATTGGTTGGCAGATGCCTGCAAGTGGAATTATGACTGCAATTGCAAAATACCACCAAGAGAGCACACCAAAGTGGTTAACAGGCACAATATACATAATGGTGATAATCCAATCTTTATGCACATTTCAAATATATGCAATGCCCGTATTTGACAACTTTGAAAGAATATATGTAAGCAAGCAACACAAGGCGTGCCCGAGGTGGGTAAAATTATGCATCAAACTCTTCTTTGGCGGATTGACATATTTCATATCAGTGGCATTCccatttttgggaagtttggctGCTTTTGTGGGTGGAATTGCACTGCCTTTATCTCTGGTTTACCCTTGCTTCATGTGGATTTCAATCAAGAAACCTAGCAGAAACAGCTTAATGTATTGCCTCAACATGATTCTTGGATGTTTGGGTATGTTGATTAGCATTGTACAAGTTGCTGGTGCGTTGTGGAATCTGGTGGTTGAAAAATTTGACGCCAATTTTTTTAGTCCTTAGTGGGAAAAAAAGGATTTAACTTACATAAACAGTATAATGAATTAATTTTTGCGCTATTAGTGCAATTTAGTCAAATTTAACTTGTTACCTGAGTTTTATGCTTGATCCATTTATTATGAACACTTAAATGTAATTATATTTAAATTAATGACCTGACagtaaataatttttaaacttttagtGTATAGAAATTATACTCAAGTGAGATATAATATCGAAGGAAATACGGAAGCATGTTTCCTAACTTAGATTCGGACTTGCTAGCTGATTTTAAATAGTCAAATCCTATAGTCGACTCTCAATAAACGAAATAATAACTCCCAATAATCCAAAATAATATCTCTCGAGATCCATGGAAGGGTCAACTTTGATATAATACGATATAGTCGTTATTCCTTTTGTTTCcaataattattatttatgtGCCATACTACCTGTTGATGGGACCTTAGTTAAGTGGTGGAATTAAGATAATCAAGAATTCTTTACAAGT is a window from the Nicotiana tomentosiformis chromosome 10, ASM39032v3, whole genome shotgun sequence genome containing:
- the LOC104107538 gene encoding lysine histidine transporter-like 8; the encoded protein is MGDIERVSSSFSSLKIIPIDNDDRFDNNQSQGRDSPSCMAAVDGGMEKKNMNIPEEVESYLPITESRKGNAYTAAFHLLCSGIGTPALVLPFAFTSLGWSWGIIILTVVFAWRLYTMWLLVHLHESNSGTRYSRYLQLSIAAFGLKLGKCLAIFPIMYLSGGTCVMSIIAGGGTLQLFYNAICGNDHNCHHRPLSGVQWFLLFICLAILIAQFCPNLHSLSWVSFVGSVMGVAYLTLIWALSISKGRPNGVSYNPSDNATTTMARFRAILNGVAIIAIAFRGHNVVLEIQGTLPTNPKHPTRTSMWRGVVSSYSFIAMCIFPLAIGGYWSYGNLMPASGIMTAIAKYHQESTPKWLTGTIYIMVIIQSLCTFQIYAMPVFDNFERIYVSKQHKACPRWVKLCIKLFFGGLTYFISVAFPFLGSLAAFVGGIALPLSLVYPCFMWISIKKPSRNSLMYCLNMILGCLGMLISIVQVAGALWNLVVEKFDANFFSP